From uncultured Roseateles sp., the proteins below share one genomic window:
- a CDS encoding LytTR family DNA-binding domain-containing protein: MTTALIADDEPHLAQYLKDQLAALWPELQIVHIAKNGVEAAAAIAELQPDLAFLDIQMPGLTGLEVAQGIEGPTRVVFVTAYDEYALAAFEHAALDYVLKPVKAERLAKALARVKASLVVPPEPDAALAQALQRLMGSMDAAPVMRYVRASQGELMHQIAIGDVLFFHADEKYTCVQTAAAEYLIRTSIVELLPQLDPSRFLQIHRATLINLDHLAGTRRDEASRLFVRFRGLERELPVSRAYVHQFKAM; encoded by the coding sequence ATGACCACTGCACTGATCGCCGACGACGAACCCCACCTGGCCCAGTACCTGAAGGACCAGCTCGCCGCCCTGTGGCCCGAGCTGCAGATCGTCCACATCGCGAAAAACGGCGTCGAGGCGGCAGCAGCAATAGCCGAGCTGCAGCCCGACCTGGCCTTTCTGGACATCCAGATGCCGGGCTTGACCGGGCTGGAGGTGGCCCAGGGCATAGAGGGGCCGACCCGGGTCGTCTTCGTCACCGCCTATGACGAGTACGCGCTGGCAGCCTTCGAGCATGCGGCGCTGGACTATGTGCTGAAGCCGGTCAAGGCCGAGCGTCTGGCCAAGGCACTGGCGCGGGTCAAGGCCAGCCTGGTGGTGCCGCCCGAACCCGATGCCGCCCTGGCTCAGGCCCTGCAGCGCCTGATGGGCAGCATGGACGCAGCACCGGTGATGCGTTATGTGCGCGCCAGCCAGGGCGAGCTGATGCACCAGATCGCCATCGGCGACGTGCTGTTCTTCCATGCCGACGAGAAATACACCTGCGTGCAGACGGCCGCGGCCGAGTACCTGATTCGCACCTCCATCGTCGAATTGCTGCCCCAGCTGGACCCTTCGCGCTTTCTGCAGATCCACCGCGCCACCCTGATCAACCTCGACCACCTGGCCGGCACCCGGCGCGACGAGGCCAGCCGGCTGTTCGTCCGCTTTCGCGGGCTCGAGCGCGAGCTGCCCGTCAGCCGCGCCTACGTCCACCAGTTCAAGGCGATGTAG
- a CDS encoding AlkA N-terminal domain-containing protein, whose amino-acid sequence MDSSPTPLPLSPDACYAALQARDSRFDGKLYVGVTSTGIYCRPICRVRAPKRENCVFFAHAAQAEAAAFRPCLKCRPELAPGGALRWSVMDASKTLAQQAAAWLDGQAQAEASVEDLATHLGITSRHLRRIFAAEHGVTPLQYLQTRRLLLAKQLLTDTALPVTQVALQAGFASLRRFNAAFVEHYRLQPTALRREGKATGTPPALLLAYRPPYHVDAMLEFLERRAIAGIETVDRARRSIRRSLRITQAEQVCEGWLEVTFDASRPQVRLSLSEGLVPATATVLPLVRRWLDLDADPLQIDAALATLPAHACQQPGVRLPGCADRFELAVRAVLGQQVTVAAARTLASRFVQRFGTPLNEAAPEGLTRLFPEPEQIAAASRDDIASLGIIARRADALRLLAEAWPRLLINHPQATHEAAEQELIALPGLGPWTASYMLMRMWSWPDAFLPGDVVLRKQLAMAGDPLPSPKKVLELSQAWQPYRSYAVMRLWRATASSSTELS is encoded by the coding sequence ATGGACTCCTCGCCCACCCCGCTGCCCCTGTCACCCGACGCCTGCTACGCCGCCCTCCAGGCCCGTGACTCGCGCTTCGACGGCAAGCTCTACGTCGGCGTCACGTCCACCGGCATCTACTGCCGGCCGATCTGCCGCGTGCGTGCGCCCAAGCGCGAGAACTGCGTGTTTTTCGCCCATGCGGCCCAGGCCGAGGCAGCGGCCTTCCGGCCCTGCCTGAAATGCCGGCCCGAGCTGGCCCCGGGCGGCGCGCTGCGCTGGTCGGTCATGGATGCTTCCAAGACCTTGGCCCAGCAGGCCGCCGCCTGGCTGGACGGCCAGGCCCAGGCCGAGGCCAGCGTCGAGGACCTGGCCACCCATCTGGGCATCACCAGCCGCCACCTGCGCCGCATCTTTGCCGCCGAGCATGGAGTGACGCCGCTGCAATATCTGCAGACGCGCCGCCTGCTGCTGGCCAAGCAGCTGCTGACCGACACCGCCCTGCCCGTCACCCAGGTCGCCCTGCAGGCCGGCTTTGCCAGCCTGCGGCGCTTCAATGCCGCCTTCGTCGAGCACTACCGGCTGCAGCCCACGGCGCTGCGCCGCGAGGGCAAGGCCACCGGCACGCCCCCGGCCCTGCTGCTGGCCTACCGCCCGCCCTACCATGTGGACGCGATGCTGGAGTTTCTGGAGCGCCGGGCCATTGCCGGCATCGAGACCGTGGACAGGGCGAGGCGCAGCATCCGCCGCAGCCTGCGCATCACTCAAGCAGAGCAGGTTTGCGAGGGTTGGCTCGAAGTGACGTTCGATGCGAGCCGACCCCAGGTGCGCCTGAGCCTCAGCGAGGGCCTGGTGCCGGCCACGGCCACGGTACTGCCCCTGGTGCGGCGCTGGCTGGACCTCGATGCCGACCCGCTGCAGATTGATGCAGCCCTGGCCACCCTGCCCGCCCACGCCTGCCAGCAACCCGGTGTGCGCCTGCCCGGCTGCGCGGACCGCTTCGAGTTGGCCGTGCGCGCCGTGCTGGGCCAGCAGGTCACCGTGGCCGCCGCCCGCACGCTGGCCAGCCGTTTCGTCCAGCGCTTCGGCACGCCGCTGAACGAGGCCGCGCCCGAGGGACTGACGCGCTTGTTCCCCGAGCCCGAACAGATTGCCGCGGCCTCGCGTGACGACATTGCCAGCCTGGGCATCATCGCCCGCCGCGCCGACGCGCTGCGCCTGCTCGCCGAGGCCTGGCCGCGGCTGTTGATCAACCACCCCCAGGCCACCCATGAGGCCGCCGAGCAGGAATTGATCGCCCTGCCCGGCCTCGGCCCGTGGACGGCCAGCTATATGCTGATGCGCATGTGGAGCTGGCCCGATGCCTTTCTGCCCGGCGATGTGGTGCTGCGCAAGCAGCTGGCCATGGCCGGAGACCCCCTGCCCAGCCCTAAAAAGGTGCTGGAATTGTCGCAAGCCTGGCAGCCCTATCGCAGTTATGCGGTAATGCGCTTGTGGCGCGCGACGGCCTCTTCTTCCACCGAGCTCTCATGA
- a CDS encoding methylated-DNA--[protein]-cysteine S-methyltransferase, producing MNTSHHSKQRQVLTPLGTLTVARSAQGLSGIWFAEQKHHPGVLQAEVDDHDPLLGEAARQLGEYFAGQRTCFDLPLALEGTTFQQAVWAGLLKIPCGTTLSYTELAEAVHAPSAVRAVGAAVGRNPLSIVVPCHRVIGRDGDLTGYAGGLERKTALLELEGVLAPADA from the coding sequence ATGAACACCAGTCATCACAGCAAGCAACGGCAAGTCCTGACCCCCTTGGGCACATTGACGGTGGCGCGCAGCGCACAGGGCCTGTCAGGCATCTGGTTTGCCGAGCAGAAACACCATCCGGGCGTGCTGCAGGCCGAGGTGGACGATCACGACCCGCTGCTGGGCGAGGCCGCCCGCCAGCTGGGCGAGTATTTTGCCGGCCAGCGCACCTGTTTCGACCTGCCGCTGGCGCTGGAGGGCACGACCTTCCAGCAGGCCGTCTGGGCCGGCCTGCTGAAGATTCCCTGCGGTACCACCCTGAGCTATACCGAACTGGCCGAGGCCGTGCATGCGCCCAGCGCGGTGCGCGCCGTGGGCGCGGCGGTGGGCCGCAACCCGCTGTCCATCGTCGTGCCCTGCCATCGCGTGATCGGCCGTGACGGCGACCTGACCGGCTATGCCGGTGGCCTGGAGCGCAAGACGGCGCTGCTGGAACTGGAGGGCGTTCTCGCGCCAGCGGACGCATGA
- a CDS encoding DMT family transporter, producing MKAFDFGELTLLAAIWGASFLFMRLGAHEFGPIAMAAMRVTGASLMLLPLLALRQGSAGLGQLRSAWRPLFIVSLMNCSLPFACFSYAALSITAGLSSIMNATTPLFGAIVAWIWLSQRLSPLRMLGLAIGFAGVIFLAWDKASFKTGGSGWAIVACLVAAASYGVAAIFNKRYLSHVAPLAVATGSQMFSALTLAVPAALLWPAVNPSAQAWIGVTLLALLCSGVAYILFFRLMSRVGPTNTIAVTFLIPVFAVVWGFAFLGEAFNLQMAIGCAIVLAGTALAVGLIGSKS from the coding sequence ATGAAGGCATTCGACTTTGGCGAGCTGACCTTGCTGGCGGCGATCTGGGGCGCTTCGTTTCTGTTCATGCGGCTCGGTGCCCACGAGTTCGGCCCCATTGCCATGGCGGCGATGCGCGTCACCGGCGCCAGCCTGATGCTGCTGCCCCTGCTGGCCCTGCGCCAGGGCAGCGCCGGCCTGGGTCAGTTGCGGAGCGCCTGGCGGCCGCTGTTCATCGTCAGCCTGATGAATTGCAGCCTGCCATTCGCCTGCTTCAGCTATGCGGCGCTGTCGATCACCGCGGGGCTGTCCAGCATCATGAATGCGACCACGCCGCTGTTTGGCGCCATCGTCGCCTGGATCTGGCTGAGCCAGCGCCTGAGCCCGCTGCGCATGCTGGGCCTGGCGATAGGCTTTGCCGGCGTGATCTTCCTGGCCTGGGACAAGGCCAGCTTCAAGACCGGCGGCAGCGGCTGGGCCATTGTGGCCTGCCTGGTGGCGGCGGCCAGCTACGGCGTGGCCGCCATCTTCAACAAGCGCTATCTGAGCCATGTGGCCCCGCTGGCCGTGGCCACCGGCAGCCAGATGTTCTCGGCTCTCACACTGGCCGTGCCGGCCGCCCTGCTGTGGCCCGCCGTCAACCCCAGCGCCCAGGCCTGGATTGGCGTGACCCTGCTGGCCCTCTTGTGCTCGGGCGTGGCCTACATCCTGTTCTTCCGGCTGATGTCGCGCGTCGGCCCGACGAACACGATTGCCGTGACCTTTCTGATCCCGGTGTTCGCCGTCGTCTGGGGCTTTGCCTTTCTGGGCGAAGCCTTCAATCTGCAGATGGCGATCGGCTGCGCCATCGTGCTGGCGGGCACGGCGCTGGCGGTGGGCCTGATCGGTTCGAAGAGCTGA
- the ligA gene encoding NAD-dependent DNA ligase LigA produces MSPTEPLPSLAAAAARAEVLREQINHHAQLYYVQDAPALPDAEYDKLYQELQALEAAHPELLTPDSPTQRVIGKVLDGFTPVRHAVAMLSIRTETDTEASGARSFDERVRKELKLAAEALPVEYAAELKFDGLAMNLRYEHGVLVQAATRGDGETGEDVTQNVRTIGQIPLRLSGCLAPVLEVRGEVYMRRDDFDALNARQLAANEKTFVNPRNTAAGAIRQLDPALAAQRPLSFFAYGLGEVQGWEVPATHSAMLDALQGFGLPVCADRAVVQGAEGLVAFHQAMGAKRDQLPFDIDGIVYKVNSLELQRQLGFVTREPRWAVAHKYPAQEQVTRLNGIEIQVGRTGKLTPVAKLEPVFVGGTTVSNATLHNLFELRRKRVRVGDQVIVRRAGDVIPEIVGVVPGLRPSYVPNFRMPKACPICASAVARERGGIDHRCTGGLFCPAQRKQAMLHFAGRRALDIEGLGDKLVDQLVDAGIVTSLPGLYKLGVAKLAALDRMAEKSAQNIVDALEKSKKTTLARFLFGLGIRQIGEATAKDLARHFGSMDRIMDASVEQLLEVRDVGPIVAQSIHQFFQQPHNREVVEQLRAAGLSWDEGEGAGEQGPRPLLGKTLVLTGTLPTLSRDAAKDMIEAAGGKVSGSVSKKTHYVVAGEEAGSKLDKARELGLTVLDEAGLLALLEQPAG; encoded by the coding sequence ATGAGCCCGACCGAACCATTGCCCTCCCTGGCCGCTGCCGCGGCCCGCGCTGAAGTGCTGCGCGAACAGATCAATCACCATGCCCAGCTCTACTATGTGCAGGACGCCCCGGCGCTGCCCGATGCCGAATACGACAAGCTGTACCAGGAACTGCAGGCCCTGGAGGCCGCCCATCCCGAGCTGCTGACGCCCGATTCGCCGACGCAGCGCGTCATCGGCAAGGTGCTGGACGGCTTCACGCCGGTGCGCCATGCCGTGGCCATGCTCAGCATACGCACCGAGACCGACACCGAGGCCAGCGGTGCGCGCAGCTTTGATGAGCGGGTGCGCAAGGAGCTGAAGCTGGCGGCCGAGGCCCTGCCGGTCGAGTACGCGGCCGAGCTGAAGTTCGATGGCCTGGCGATGAATCTGCGCTACGAGCACGGCGTGCTGGTGCAGGCGGCCACGCGCGGCGACGGCGAGACGGGCGAGGACGTGACCCAGAATGTCCGCACCATAGGCCAGATACCGTTGCGCCTGAGCGGCTGCCTGGCGCCGGTGCTGGAGGTGCGCGGCGAGGTCTATATGCGCCGCGATGACTTCGACGCACTGAACGCGCGCCAGCTGGCCGCCAACGAGAAGACCTTCGTCAACCCGCGCAACACGGCTGCCGGCGCCATCCGTCAGCTCGACCCGGCGCTGGCCGCGCAGCGGCCCTTGAGCTTTTTCGCCTATGGCCTGGGCGAGGTGCAGGGCTGGGAGGTGCCGGCCACGCACAGTGCCATGCTCGATGCGCTGCAGGGCTTCGGCCTGCCGGTCTGCGCCGACCGTGCGGTGGTGCAGGGCGCCGAAGGCCTGGTCGCCTTCCACCAGGCGATGGGCGCCAAGCGTGACCAGCTGCCGTTCGACATCGACGGCATCGTCTACAAGGTCAACAGCCTGGAGCTGCAGCGCCAGCTGGGCTTCGTGACGCGCGAGCCGCGCTGGGCGGTGGCGCACAAGTACCCGGCGCAGGAACAGGTCACGCGCCTGAACGGCATCGAGATCCAGGTCGGCCGCACCGGCAAGCTGACCCCGGTGGCCAAGCTGGAGCCGGTGTTTGTTGGCGGCACGACGGTCAGCAACGCGACCCTGCACAATCTGTTCGAGCTGCGCCGCAAGCGGGTGCGGGTTGGCGACCAGGTGATCGTGCGCCGAGCCGGGGATGTGATCCCCGAAATCGTCGGTGTGGTGCCGGGCTTGCGACCCAGCTACGTGCCCAATTTCCGCATGCCCAAGGCCTGCCCGATCTGCGCCAGCGCCGTGGCCCGCGAGCGTGGTGGCATCGACCACCGCTGCACCGGCGGCCTGTTCTGCCCGGCCCAGCGCAAGCAGGCGATGCTGCACTTCGCCGGCCGCCGTGCACTCGACATCGAAGGCCTGGGCGACAAGCTGGTCGATCAGCTGGTCGATGCCGGCATCGTCACCAGCCTGCCGGGCCTCTACAAGCTCGGCGTGGCCAAGCTGGCGGCGCTCGATCGCATGGCCGAGAAGAGCGCGCAGAACATCGTCGACGCGCTGGAGAAGAGCAAGAAGACCACACTGGCGCGTTTCCTGTTCGGCCTGGGCATTCGCCAGATCGGCGAGGCCACGGCCAAGGACCTGGCGCGGCACTTTGGCAGCATGGACCGCATCATGGACGCCAGCGTCGAGCAACTGCTGGAGGTGCGCGACGTCGGCCCCATCGTCGCGCAAAGCATCCACCAGTTCTTCCAGCAGCCGCACAATCGCGAGGTGGTGGAGCAGCTGCGCGCGGCCGGCCTGAGCTGGGACGAAGGCGAGGGCGCAGGCGAGCAGGGCCCGCGACCGCTGCTGGGCAAGACGCTGGTGCTGACCGGCACGCTGCCGACCTTGAGCCGCGATGCGGCCAAGGACATGATCGAAGCCGCTGGCGGCAAGGTCAGCGGCTCGGTGTCAAAGAAGACGCATTACGTCGTGGCCGGCGAGGAGGCAGGCTCCAAGCTCGACAAGGCCCGCGAGCTGGGCCTGACCGTGCTGGACGAGGCGGGGCTGCTGGCTCTGCTGGAGCAGCCAGCGGGCTGA
- a CDS encoding methyl-accepting chemotaxis protein, which produces MKTLSDLRVGLRLGLGFALLLLMMLAMGVYAVTRINKIQSNVTDLATNWLPSTQQLAGLNEALNQMRRAELQLMLGGGDKALQDESARIARQWELAPQLLKSYEASIGSDNERRLFDEFGRAVEGYKASQPELLRLVREDRKDEAVAYLRGDSRKAFRATTEAIAQLIELNDQGAATAHTEAQVSYGAVLWGIWLMVAVALSLGAAIGWLLTHSLTQPLGIAAAAADRIAGGDLTADVQSNRADELGDLLRSLARMQDALCLSVGAVKTSADHIAGASREVSTGSNDLSQRTEQAAANIEETSAAMQQVTDTVRHSAESARQANQLALTASGVAVQGGTVVAKVISTMDGIQQSSRKISDIIGVIDGIAFQTNILALNAAVEAARAGEQGRGFAVVASEVRTLAQRSAQAAKEIKTLISSSVEQVELGARAVGDAGNTMQEVVAAVKRVTDLISEIATAVQQQTQSLSEVTTAIGQLDTMTQQNAALVEESAAASESLREQASTLAEVVSRFRLKALPAGSSVGSY; this is translated from the coding sequence ATGAAGACACTCTCCGATCTGCGTGTGGGCCTGCGTCTGGGACTGGGCTTTGCGCTGTTACTGCTGATGATGCTGGCCATGGGCGTATATGCCGTGACCCGCATCAACAAGATCCAGAGCAACGTCACCGATCTGGCCACCAACTGGCTGCCCAGCACCCAGCAGCTGGCCGGCCTCAACGAGGCCCTGAACCAGATGCGGCGCGCCGAATTGCAGCTGATGCTGGGTGGTGGCGACAAGGCCCTGCAGGACGAGAGCGCGCGCATCGCCAGGCAATGGGAGCTGGCGCCCCAGCTGCTGAAGTCCTACGAGGCCAGCATAGGCAGCGACAACGAGCGCCGGCTTTTCGATGAATTCGGCCGCGCGGTCGAAGGCTACAAGGCCTCGCAGCCCGAGCTGTTGCGCCTGGTGCGCGAAGACAGGAAGGACGAGGCGGTGGCCTATTTGCGCGGCGACTCGCGCAAGGCCTTCCGGGCGACGACGGAGGCCATCGCCCAGCTGATCGAGCTCAATGACCAGGGGGCGGCCACCGCACACACCGAGGCACAGGTCAGCTACGGCGCCGTGCTGTGGGGCATCTGGCTGATGGTGGCGGTGGCCTTGTCGCTGGGCGCCGCGATCGGCTGGCTGCTGACCCACTCGCTGACCCAGCCCCTGGGCATCGCCGCGGCGGCCGCCGACCGCATTGCCGGCGGCGATCTGACGGCCGATGTGCAATCGAATCGCGCCGATGAGCTGGGCGACCTGCTGCGCTCGCTGGCGCGGATGCAGGACGCGCTGTGCCTGTCGGTCGGTGCGGTCAAGACCAGTGCCGACCACATCGCCGGCGCCAGCCGCGAGGTCTCGACCGGCAGCAATGATCTCTCGCAGCGCACCGAGCAGGCGGCCGCCAACATCGAAGAAACCTCGGCCGCCATGCAGCAGGTCACCGACACCGTGCGCCACAGCGCCGAGTCGGCCCGCCAGGCCAATCAGCTGGCATTGACGGCCTCGGGCGTCGCCGTGCAGGGCGGCACCGTGGTGGCCAAGGTGATCAGCACCATGGACGGCATCCAGCAGTCCTCGCGCAAGATCTCGGACATCATTGGCGTGATCGACGGCATCGCCTTCCAGACCAATATCCTGGCGCTGAATGCTGCCGTCGAGGCCGCGCGCGCCGGCGAGCAGGGCCGCGGCTTCGCCGTCGTTGCCAGCGAGGTGCGCACCCTGGCCCAGCGCAGCGCCCAGGCAGCCAAGGAGATCAAGACCCTGATCTCCAGCTCGGTCGAGCAGGTGGAGCTGGGCGCGCGCGCGGTGGGCGACGCCGGCAACACGATGCAGGAAGTGGTGGCCGCGGTGAAGCGCGTCACCGACCTGATCAGCGAGATCGCCACCGCCGTGCAGCAGCAGACCCAAAGCCTCAGCGAGGTGACCACGGCCATCGGCCAGCTCGACACGATGACGCAGCAGAATGCCGCGCTGGTGGAGGAATCGGCCGCGGCGTCGGAATCGCTGCGCGAGCAGGCCTCGACGCTGGCCGAGGTGGTATCCCGGTTCAGGCTGAAGGCGCTGCCGGCGGGGTCCTCGGTGGGCAGCTATTGA
- a CDS encoding CHASE domain-containing protein, which translates to MADAGAPRLRWLPAAVLALSLAATGLLCAWSVRNSTREASAELDRQASAFATALASRIQSYIDTLPGLRMFGVVQKSPSDAEFLHYVQAISLQNRFPGLALTFMADRVSDAQRLEYLRAVAADRSSSTDGHPGFEIRPPGERPVYMVLRHTFPLDLPAFGYDLYDPGQQYRAAVDAAVASGQYVATGPVLLARDRFAKNQPQLTSVVIRAAVYAHGAVPSTPEARLQAARGVVGISFRTNELVRSVLPPTLASSSHIIITDPQARSQAANDLLFDSAWVQAAHPPEAMRSDPWRTRIQVADRSWDVEVHSLGGAWTIDQSTGWLLALGLALSAALAAMTRILVQANRVADSRVRAATGALEAEKENLRRSEMRYRMLFAHSLDGVMRTLPGGAILAANAAACAMFGRSEAELQASARDELIDMSDPRVALMEAQRQATGSAKGVIRMRRADGSTFEADVATSSYVEPESGERMVASVIVRDITERQHLTEQHQRLAAILDATPDFVGSTDPEGGNIFLNLAARRMLGYGPRDDVSAVTIAECHPEWAGRLIVEQGLPMAIRDGFWTGRTAVAAADGREIPMLQVILCHRNERGEVTHISTIARDLTELERTESERRALEVSLREAQKMESIGTLAGGVAHDFNNVLAAILGNVAIARQDTDPGHPAQRSLALIHQAAVRARTLVQQIMTFSRRSPQALTVQALRPLVEEAVAMLRATLPASVRLETVLADEPLFARVDGAQVQQVVLNLCTNAWQALPAQQGRVCIRLDRINGAIPWARLQVEDDGSGMDEATRARIFEPFFTTKAVGQGTGLGLAVVHGIVSASGGSIEVHSRLGEGTRFDILLPLAPAEAAVAAGEETLPATAYGNGEQILYVDDDEVVALTMSALLQRAHYSVTCVHGAQQALDLVREQPRRFALVIADYNMPEMSGIALARALALAAPGLPVIISSGYVTEELKAQAQAAGVRAVLFKEYAFERLGAIVHAILQGGH; encoded by the coding sequence GTGGCTGACGCAGGAGCGCCACGCCTGCGCTGGCTACCGGCGGCCGTGCTGGCGCTGAGCCTCGCGGCCACCGGCCTGCTCTGTGCATGGTCGGTGCGCAACAGCACGCGCGAGGCCAGCGCCGAACTCGACCGGCAGGCCTCGGCGTTCGCCACGGCGCTTGCCAGCCGCATCCAGTCCTACATCGACACGCTGCCGGGTTTGCGCATGTTCGGCGTGGTGCAGAAGTCGCCCTCGGACGCGGAGTTCCTGCACTATGTGCAGGCGATCTCTCTGCAAAATCGTTTTCCAGGACTGGCGCTGACCTTCATGGCCGATCGGGTCTCCGACGCGCAGCGATTGGAGTACCTGAGAGCCGTGGCGGCCGACCGCAGCAGCTCGACAGACGGGCACCCGGGGTTCGAGATCCGGCCGCCGGGCGAACGGCCGGTCTACATGGTGCTGCGCCACACCTTCCCGCTGGACCTGCCGGCCTTTGGATACGACCTGTACGACCCTGGCCAGCAGTACCGGGCCGCGGTCGACGCCGCCGTTGCCAGCGGCCAGTACGTGGCCACCGGGCCGGTGCTGCTGGCGCGTGACCGTTTCGCCAAGAACCAGCCGCAGCTCACCAGCGTGGTCATCCGTGCCGCGGTCTATGCCCACGGCGCTGTCCCGTCCACGCCCGAGGCCCGGCTGCAGGCTGCGAGAGGCGTGGTGGGCATCTCGTTTCGCACCAATGAGCTGGTCCGCAGCGTGTTGCCGCCGACGCTGGCCAGCAGCAGTCACATCATCATCACCGACCCTCAGGCGCGCAGCCAAGCCGCGAACGATCTGCTTTTCGACAGCGCATGGGTCCAGGCCGCCCATCCGCCCGAGGCCATGCGGTCCGACCCCTGGCGCACCCGGATCCAGGTCGCCGACCGGAGCTGGGACGTCGAGGTGCACAGCCTGGGCGGCGCCTGGACGATTGACCAGAGCACCGGGTGGCTGCTGGCGCTGGGGCTGGCACTGTCGGCCGCGCTGGCCGCGATGACGCGAATCCTGGTGCAGGCCAACCGGGTGGCCGACAGCCGGGTCCGCGCCGCCACCGGCGCACTCGAGGCCGAGAAGGAGAACCTACGGCGCAGCGAAATGCGTTACCGCATGCTCTTTGCCCACAGCCTGGACGGCGTCATGCGGACTCTGCCCGGCGGCGCGATCCTGGCCGCCAACGCCGCCGCCTGCGCGATGTTCGGCCGCAGCGAGGCCGAACTGCAGGCCAGCGCGCGCGACGAGCTGATCGACATGAGCGACCCGCGTGTCGCGCTCATGGAAGCGCAGCGTCAGGCCACCGGCAGTGCCAAGGGCGTCATCCGCATGCGGCGCGCCGACGGCAGCACCTTCGAGGCCGATGTGGCCACAAGCAGCTATGTCGAGCCCGAATCGGGCGAGCGAATGGTGGCCAGCGTCATCGTGCGCGACATCACCGAGCGCCAGCACCTGACCGAGCAGCATCAGCGGCTGGCGGCGATCCTCGACGCCACGCCAGATTTCGTCGGTTCCACCGACCCCGAAGGCGGCAATATCTTCCTGAATCTGGCCGCGCGGCGCATGCTGGGTTATGGGCCGCGAGACGACGTGTCGGCTGTCACCATCGCCGAATGCCATCCCGAATGGGCGGGCCGTCTGATCGTCGAACAGGGCTTGCCGATGGCGATACGTGACGGCTTCTGGACCGGGCGCACGGCCGTGGCGGCCGCCGACGGGCGCGAGATACCGATGCTGCAGGTCATCCTCTGCCACCGCAACGAGCGTGGCGAGGTCACCCACATCTCCACCATCGCGCGAGACCTGACCGAACTGGAACGGACCGAGTCTGAGCGGCGTGCGCTGGAGGTGAGCCTGCGCGAGGCGCAGAAGATGGAGTCGATAGGCACGCTGGCTGGCGGCGTGGCGCACGACTTCAACAACGTGCTGGCAGCGATCCTGGGCAATGTGGCCATCGCACGCCAGGACACCGACCCCGGCCACCCGGCGCAGCGAAGCCTGGCCCTCATCCACCAGGCAGCGGTTCGCGCGCGCACCCTGGTGCAGCAGATCATGACCTTCAGCCGACGCAGCCCGCAGGCGCTGACCGTGCAGGCGCTGCGGCCCCTGGTGGAAGAGGCGGTGGCCATGCTGCGTGCCACGCTGCCGGCCAGCGTCAGGCTGGAGACCGTGCTGGCGGACGAGCCCCTGTTCGCCCGCGTCGATGGCGCCCAGGTACAGCAGGTGGTTCTGAACCTGTGCACCAATGCCTGGCAAGCTCTGCCCGCGCAGCAGGGCCGCGTGTGCATCCGCCTGGACCGCATCAATGGCGCCATTCCCTGGGCGCGCCTGCAGGTGGAGGATGACGGCTCGGGCATGGACGAGGCCACGCGCGCCCGCATCTTCGAACCCTTTTTTACCACCAAGGCCGTGGGCCAGGGCACGGGGCTTGGACTGGCCGTGGTGCACGGCATCGTCAGCGCCAGCGGCGGCAGCATCGAGGTGCACAGCCGTCTGGGCGAAGGCACGCGCTTCGACATCCTGCTGCCGCTGGCGCCAGCCGAGGCGGCGGTCGCCGCAGGCGAGGAAACGCTGCCCGCCACCGCTTACGGCAATGGCGAGCAGATACTCTACGTGGACGACGACGAAGTCGTGGCGCTCACGATGAGCGCGCTCTTGCAACGCGCCCACTACAGCGTCACCTGCGTGCACGGTGCGCAGCAGGCGCTGGACCTGGTGCGTGAGCAACCCCGGCGCTTTGCGTTGGTGATTGCGGACTACAACATGCCGGAGATGTCGGGCATCGCACTGGCGCGGGCCTTGGCGCTGGCCGCACCCGGACTGCCGGTGATCATCTCCTCGGGTTACGTCACCGAGGAACTGAAGGCGCAGGCCCAGGCGGCCGGCGTGCGCGCTGTGCTGTTCAAGGAATATGCCTTCGAGCGCCTGGGTGCCATCGTGCACGCCATCCTCCAGGGCGGACACTGA